Proteins encoded by one window of Pseudonocardia alni:
- a CDS encoding dienelactone hydrolase family protein: protein MTTTAVRTEGVPLTDGGELRLTVAEPDGPVRGGVVVLQEARGVTDSIRLLVTGLAADGWLAVAPHLYRDAGAGGDLADGSDAEVAEHVGSLEPRQVMDDCDTAFGWLGDVGIEADRMGVLGFDLGGTVALHVAANRTLGAAVTVAGGGIESSPWSSLPALVETAPELTCPWLGIYSEASDTDAVARLRDAAASSGKATDVVIYPSTGYRFDDDPDSAAEAWQRVLNWFDAHLR from the coding sequence ATGACGACGACCGCTGTCCGGACCGAGGGCGTGCCGCTGACCGACGGGGGCGAGCTGCGCCTGACCGTGGCCGAACCCGACGGCCCGGTCCGCGGCGGTGTCGTCGTCCTGCAGGAGGCACGGGGGGTCACCGACTCGATCAGGCTGCTCGTCACCGGCCTCGCCGCGGACGGCTGGCTCGCCGTCGCCCCGCACCTCTACCGCGACGCCGGTGCGGGCGGTGACCTCGCCGACGGCTCCGACGCCGAGGTCGCCGAGCACGTCGGCAGCCTCGAGCCGCGCCAGGTCATGGACGACTGCGACACCGCGTTCGGCTGGCTGGGCGACGTGGGTATCGAGGCCGACCGGATGGGCGTGCTGGGGTTCGACCTCGGGGGCACGGTCGCGCTGCACGTCGCGGCGAACCGCACCCTCGGCGCGGCGGTCACGGTCGCGGGTGGCGGGATCGAGTCGTCGCCGTGGTCCAGCCTGCCCGCCCTGGTCGAGACCGCGCCCGAGCTCACCTGCCCCTGGCTGGGCATCTACTCGGAGGCCTCCGACACCGACGCCGTCGCCCGCCTGCGCGACGCCGCGGCGTCCTCCGGTAAGGCGACCGACGTCGTGATCTACCCGAGCACCGGCTACCGCTTCGACGACGACCCGGACTCGGCCGCCGAGGCCTGGCAGCGGGTCCTCAACTGGTTCGACGCGCACCTGCGCTGA
- a CDS encoding TetR/AcrR family transcriptional regulator — protein sequence MPPEMSRPGGRTARVRFAVLAAAGDALIELGLPGLDLAELARRAGVGKTTVYRRWGSVPAVLEDLVTDMIETSAPRADTGTLDGDLLANAELVRSTLADPRQGPLLAALVCAAVDDAGTARALRGFYDARTAVWEPCVTDAVARGELPAGTDPAGVVRAVSAPLYHQLLTRGTRPDTADAHRAAAATAAAARAGVFVSAGARRTS from the coding sequence GTGCCACCGGAGATGAGCAGGCCGGGCGGCCGGACCGCGCGGGTCCGGTTCGCCGTGCTGGCCGCGGCGGGCGACGCCCTGATCGAGCTCGGACTGCCGGGCCTGGACCTCGCCGAACTCGCGCGCCGGGCGGGTGTCGGCAAGACGACGGTCTACCGCCGCTGGGGCAGCGTGCCCGCGGTGCTGGAGGACCTGGTCACCGACATGATCGAGACCTCCGCCCCGCGCGCCGACACCGGCACGCTCGACGGCGACCTGCTCGCCAACGCCGAGCTGGTCCGATCCACACTGGCCGACCCGCGACAGGGGCCGCTGCTCGCCGCACTGGTCTGCGCCGCCGTCGACGACGCCGGGACCGCACGCGCGCTGCGCGGCTTCTACGACGCCCGGACCGCCGTCTGGGAGCCGTGCGTCACCGACGCCGTGGCCCGCGGCGAGCTACCGGCGGGCACCGACCCGGCCGGCGTCGTCCGCGCGGTCTCCGCCCCGCTCTACCACCAGCTCCTCACCCGCGGGACGCGTCCGGACACCGCGGACGCCCACCGTGCGGCCGCGGCGACCGCGGCCGCCGCGCGCGCCGGGGTCTTCGTCAGCGCAGGTGCGCGTCGAACCAGTTGA